The nucleotide window CATCTCCGCTGACGACCTGAGAATCAATCTGTGGAACCTGGATATTAGCGACCAGAGCTTTAGTAAGTACAAGCTCAGTCGAGGCCAATGGTTCAATCTGAATCTAAATCTCTGTAGACATTGTCGACATAAAGCCCGTCAACATGGAGGAACTCACGGAGGTCATTACTGCGGCCGAGTTTCACCCGATACATTGCAATCTTTTCATGTACTCAAGCTCGAAGGGCACCATTAAGCTAGCTGATATGAGAGATTCGGCATTGTGCGATCAACATGCGAAGCGTGAGTGTACTTGTGTGAATGCCAATCTGATTATCCCGTAGTTttcgaggaagaagaagatcctTCTCAaaaatccttcttctctgagATCATCTCTTCTATCTCGGACGTCAAGTTCTCTCAGGACGGGCGATACATACTGTCCCGTGACTACTTGACGCTTAAGATATGGGACATCAACATGGACAGCAAGCCTGTGAAAACGATCAACATTCACGATCATCTCCGACAGAAATTATGTGACCTTTATGAGAACGATTGCATCTTCGATAAATTTGAGTGTACTTTCAGTGGCGACGGCAGGTAAGGATTTTGTTTCTTCCAGTCATTGGCAATCAATAACCGTATCAAAGCCAAGTTCTCACCGGCTCATACCACAATTATTTCCGAATTTACGACGTTAACGGAGACAACGACGTTGTCCTCCAAGCGGATAAATCAGCTTTcaaagcgaagaagattggaggATCACGTGGAAAGGTGCCcggcaagaaggaaggactGCAAACTGAAGGGATCGATTTCGCGAAGAAAATTGTAAGTTATCCAGCGATGGAACGAAGGTGCTCCTCCCCACATTATCTGACAATGATTCCAGTTGCATGCTAGCTGGCACCCGCGCGAGAATACTATTGCTGTAAGTTCAATGAAATTGAACGGATCAGCGGCGTACTAATGAGACTTCGTAGATTGCTGCTACAAACAATCTGTCGGTCAACAAGAGTGCTCGTGTAGTTCGGTTGCTAACGATTTTATTCAGCTTTTTGTATTCTACATTATCATGATTGTCGCAAAGCGGTTAAATCAGCCCCTAGATACCCAATCTCGCATTTACACCAATCAATTTTCAAAGTATCCGTTCATCAGGTTCATCGAGCTTAACCACGATTCAGTACTTCAGCTTATTTCGTCATGTTGACACGcgtttcttccttcatttAGTATTCCTTttacatcttctttcaacGTAGTCGCAGACTTTTTCACTTCCCTCTAATGCCGTAAGGCCGCGAGCTCATGAGCTTATTTCCACGGCTTTTGCGGTAGTCTCCTGACATTATTCTTTAATGGCTGATCGGAGGCGATAACTTTTCATCCCCTAGATAGAAATGGTGCGAGAATAGGCTCGTTTAGCAACGGATGGtggatgaaaaagaagatagtTATGAATAGAAATTGGAACCAATAATGGCGCTGAACGCTAATTTCATTGCATGTTACTTTTGTGACAGAACATGCCCATGTCACCATCTTTTAGTATCTGAGGAGAGGGGCTGTTCACCTAAGAAAAGCAAACCTCAGTATAATCTGCAGGCCACACTTATTTTCCATTTAGATACGAAATATGATGACTTTatcctcctttcttcacctctgtAGATCCGACGAACTCTCAGACTGCTTCCAGTTTTCTTTTACCTATATGTTATCTGTTATGCTGATTACTTGCATTATTCTTGTTGTCAACCTTGTTCTCGCCCCTTTCCTCATTCCAAATTTCCTCGCCTTCGCTGTATTATACATGTCAGTCAATAAGCTTCGTCACAGCTCTTTCAGAACAATGGCGCTGGCGCACCCCCGAACATCATCTCATAGTTATAGTTCgtttgagcttgaagcaGCAGATGCGGGGGTGGACGACGagacctccacctctgcTACTGCGCTGAAACCCGGCCACGTGGCTGTCACGTGCccgaaaagaaggaagaataaACAAAAGTTGACGCggcggaagaaggcgcGACTGCCGACTTGAGGGTCGATGTCACGGTCCAAAGCAAAATATACATTCCTTAATTGATTAATATCTGTCATACTCATCACCTCAGCCACATCTATAttgccctcctcctcatcgaCTTCGATCCGCATCGCAGCCCTCAACGCTCCTGCCTCCCGCCAGTTCATCATGAGCTCACCCGAGAACGGTCGCGTGCTCGACAATCTGTGGACAACCGAGGACGAGTCGTTCGAAGTGCAGATGCCGGACTTCCATTTTGATTGGGGActggagaaaggaaaaaccGCAGAGCAAGGAATTAAGGCCCCCACTGCCTCCTTGCGCTCTCTATCTATCAAAGAAATCACTCCACCCCTCCCTAGTGGGTCTTCTTCTACCTCCACTCCTTCTCATTCCACCTTATCGGCAAGATCGTCAATATCTTCTGCCCAGATATTACCCAAAAGGGGTGCCTCTAATGCGTCCTCATCACCTCACCTACCCACTCCTCCCGGAAGCGTCGCCAACCCTGGCCATCGATCAGTATCTGTTCAAAACATCGCCAATTCTGGTGGAAGCTCCGGTGGGGAGTCTAGCGGTGAAAGGGGCAAGGCTTATGGTGGCCGCAAGTTCCAGCGCGTAACGTCTGCCCCAATATCGCccgaagatgaaagagaaacgGAGAGAGTAGAATTTCAAGTTTCTGGAAATGGTTGCTCAGTAAGTTGATAACACCAATCAATTCCACTGGCCAGATTATTTGATGAAACGTGTTTCCTGTAGAAATCTGAAAGTGCAACCAATCCACATACTACCACTATACGCCCTCCGCATACACAGCTACCGTCTGCACCACTTGATGATACGTCGACAGTCCCGAATCATTCAAATTTCATTACCCCCGCTCTCCCTGAGCGCACTTTACCAATTGCTAGGTCAACGGTGAGACGTTTGGGCGGACTGTCTAAATTTGGCGGGCCTGCAAGGCGTGTTATATTACCTCAAGGAAGTGAGGATGTCCAGGTTCAAGAAAGTGTGGAAAGTAGCAATGTCAATGAGCTGCAAGGAAGGCACAACTCTGCGCCAATCAGTGAGCACACTAAAAATTCGCACCTTTTCTTGTTGAGACTGATGTAATTGAGATCGCCCACCCCAAGGGCCTCCAGACGTTTATTGTTCTTATGACCAAGCATCCACTTCACCGACTGCAACAGCCGGATGCGACAATCGATTGATGAACATATCACATCCAGACGATCGAACAGTAAAATCAGCGCGCAAGCCGGTAAACCAAAGCGTACATGAAATAAATGAATCAATTCATGAGCCGTTGGCTTTAGCTACTCAACCGCAAGGGGAACATGGGGTATCACGTATATCGGCGGCTTTATCatcagaaggagaggacaGACTATTCCGGCCTTTCGGTAAACTGGAAGAAAAATTGCGACCTGTCGCTGGTCCGTCGAAGGCGTCAGGCCTTAGGTATATGGATTCTTTGCCGGAAACAGGACCGGAAGCTCGGGACATGCAGGGTAACAGCCCTCGCTCGTCTGATGTCGGAAAATCGGCCAGCCCTCCCTATCGCAACCTTCGTGCTGCCCGCCCGCCACCGGTAACTGAATCACGCAGAAATGCCCCGATGGTATCAACTGCTACCGCTGTTAGCGCACCTGCGTCTCATCCTATGATGTCGTCAGAGATATTGCAGCCCCCGCCCACTCAAAGCGTGCCGCAAGGCAAGACTTTATTTCATGTCAGAAAATCTTACCAACAATTATATTCTTGCTTTTACTGACATTTCATTCACAGGTGAACGGAGTCCCATACGAAAGATTGCAACGCCTGGGAAAGGGCGGTTCGTCGACGGTTTATTCTGTCCTTTACTCGGGCCCTAAAAAAAGAATCATCTATGCTCTCAAGGTAGTGCAACTCGACCGTGCAGACTCCGAAACATATCAAAGCTACACAAACGAAATCGAGCTTTTGAAGCGTCTCCGTGGACACGATCGTGTTATTCAGCTCATTGATCATCAAATAACTTTCAACCAACATAATCGCCCACATCGTTTGCTGATGGTGCGTGGCCGGTCGATAGCTTCAGACACTGCGGCTAACTTTATCAGGTCATGGAATGCGGCGAGATTGATTTTGCGGCGTTGCTAGATGAGCAACGAGGGAAAGCGATCAATATGAATTTTGTCGGTTTATATTGGGAGCAGGTAGGTCATCGTATGGTACCGGACATATCTAATACATTGTAGATGCTTGAAGCTGTCCAAGCCGTCCACCGCGAGAACGTCGTTCATACAGATTTGAAGCCAGCGAACTTTGTTTTGGTGAAAGGGCGGTTGAAAATCATTGACTTTGGTATTGCAAAAGCAATAGCAAATGACACTGTCAATATTCAGCGCGATCAGCAAGTGAGTATTGATTATGGTCCCTCACGCTTACGGACTACAGATTGGCACCGTAAACTACATGTCACCCGAGGCTATTCAAAGAATGAACAATCAGAAGGTATTGAAGGTGGGTATTATTCCAGGCATTGCGAAGATCGTTTCATTTTGATCGTCCTTAGTTATCCTATCCCAGCGATGTTTGGTCACTTGGTTGTATCCTTTACCAAATGATTTATGGTAGTCCCCCCTTTCAACATGTTAGTGGAGGACCATTGGCAAAAATGGGTGTGATCGCAGATCCGAACCACGTCGTCACATATCCAGAAGTGGCTGTACCCAAGGCAGCAGTTGGATTCAGTCTTGATGGTCATCCTACAGACCCCGCAAGTCTGTCTGTCCCTGTCAGCCCGTCTGCCATTGATTCAATGAAGCGATGCCTAGCATATCGCAAAGAGCATCGGCTGACAATACCTGAATTATTGCAACATGAGTTTTTGAAGCCAAGAATAAGAGGTTAGTCAGAGTATTGTAACTCAGCTAATCTTCTTTAGCTCCAGCTGTTCCTCCAGGATCTACTCCAATAACACAGTATCAGATGGAGCGATTGGTCAACTTTATACTATCGGAAAATGGCCTACCGGAACTGTCAGATGGTAATCACACAGCTGAGGTATGTTCATTATGAAAATTTTGCTATTCCTGACATCGAATAGGATCTATTCTCTCAGTTGGAAGCTCAAAACGCATTGTCTAGATGATGGGCCTCTCTTTCTGACTCTTTTCACCTCACTTGCGGCTCCCGTAACAGGCTTTACATTTAACTTATTGCTTTTTCATCACATCTGCACCGTTGTAAATTCCGATCACTCAATTGGACTGTAGTACATTATTTTTCGCGTATTCTTCTGGCGTTTGTGGCATTATTGTGCATTGGGCATAGAGTTAATCATATCTTGTCTGCTTATGCATGGCGTCATAATGATGTCAAGGTCCATATGTCAGGAAGAGTACTGCATACCCTACTTAATCATTGACTATAAATGATCGTATATTGAATGAACCTAGCCGTTGGTTACAGGGTAAAATTGTCATCCGAGGTTGGTATTCCTCAAAAAAGTAACACCTGAAAACGCGTATTCTTGCTGTTAATCTTGTCCAAAGTAGTAGGAATAATAAAAGTGAGCATACTGCTACGAAATGTCATTGCCTCCCCTTGTTTTTGCATGTTCCATCTCTATACCAGGATACAGTCCAATGGGCTGTAGGCCTTGCTCATCACCTATAGGCAATGGATAATTTGGCAGCGGCTCATAGGTCCAATGATGGGGAGATCCTTGAGGGGGAGAATACAGATAAAGTTTTTCCTGAGGCGGGGAAGGAAGTGGGCGTTCGTCAACCGGAAAAAGCTCTTTGACTGACTGCCGAACAGAAGCCGGGGGAGCtggaaggagatggccatCGGCAGATaaaagaggaaaatgaAATGTACGGGAGCTTTGCGAATAACCAGAGtagggtgaagaagggcaagatgaGGTCGAGCTTGATTCGCTACTGTACGGAGATAAGGAAAGAGACGTTGTTGATTGAGGATCGATGGCTGTTATGAGCGGTGCACTCATAACGGATATTGGAGGACGCTTAGTCGACAACATAGATGATTTTGCCCCGAATCTTCCTTTGATATATTGCCGGGCATAGATGCCAGCTAAGACCGCTAGGACAAAGGCGCCTACCAATCGTGAGCCAAAATATCACTACCTCACGTCGAGCAATCCAGACTTACAGAGGCTTAAGACGATTGCCAAAAGAATGCGGTCCTCCGATGTGAGTGTCGAGCATGCTTTGCCCGTCGAATCGTAAGTCTTTCCGCTCTATAAATTCACCAGTCAACAAGTCTTgtctttcatcatctacaCGCACTCACTGTATCACCTGAATGATAGGCGCATCCTCGGCGACTAAGGATATGAAGCTTCGACGGCATCGAAATTATGTCGCTCAATCCCCTTTTTGCTCTTGCCTTAAAGTAGTAAAAATGATCTGTGATTGACTTATCAGTGAGAGGGACGAAAAGAACTGCTGTGCGGTGTGCGAAGGAAGTGAGATTCTTGACGATTCGTGATGTGCAGTGCGTCTTAAGAAAGATAAGGTGTGAAGAATAGAGGTTTTTCTTCTATTCTGAAAGTGCCGAATTATATGACAAATATGACATCGGATGTTGCTGAAGTGCATATAATAAGGCATGATATCAGCTGCGTGAGTCCGCAGGATGAGCAAGCCATTTAACATGACTGAGTACCGTTCTCTCCAAAAGACTAGTGAACTTCATCCTTTGTACTG belongs to Cryptococcus neoformans var. grubii H99 chromosome 7, complete sequence and includes:
- a CDS encoding protein phosphatase PP2A regulatory subunit B; the encoded protein is MDVEPTNQWRFAQCFGDKGEVEDITEADIISTVEFDHTGDYLATGDKGGRVVLFERNEQKRGCEYKFYTEFQSHEPEFDYLKSLEIEEKINRIKWCKRQNAAHFLLSTNDKTIKLWKVFDKQIRVVAENNHTDGYGSGTGPSQPPLRLPRMTTHDSITAAVPRKVYANAHAYHINSISVNSDGETYISADDLRINLWNLDISDQSFNIVDIKPVNMEELTEVITAAEFHPIHCNLFMYSSSKGTIKLADMRDSALCDQHAKLFEEEEDPSQKSFFSEIISSISDVKFSQDGRYILSRDYLTLKIWDINMDSKPVKTINIHDHLRQKLCDLYENDCIFDKFECTFSGDGSQVLTGSYHNYFRIYDVNGDNDVVLQADKSAFKAKKIGGSRGKVPGKKEGLQTEGIDFAKKILHASWHPRENTIAIAATNNLFLYSTLS
- a CDS encoding TTK protein kinase, variant → MSSPENGRVLDNLWTTEDESFEVQMPDFHFDWGLEKGKTAEQGIKAPTASLRSLSIKEITPPLPSGSSSTSTPSHSTLSARSSISSAQILPKRGASNASSSPHLPTPPGSVANPGHRSVSVQNIANSGGSSGGESSGERGKAYGGRKFQRVTSAPISPEDERETERVEFQVSGNGCSKSESATNPHTTTIRPPHTQLPSAPLDDTSTVPNHSNFITPALPERTLPIARSTVRRLGGLSKFGGPARRVILPQGSEDVQVQESVESSNVNELQGRHNSAPIRPPDVYCSYDQASTSPTATAGCDNRLMNISHPDDRTVKSARKPVNQSVHEINESIHEPLALATQPQGEHGVSRISAALSSEGEDRLFRPFGKLEEKLRPVAGPSKASGLRYMDSLPETGPEARDMQGNSPRSSDVGKSASPPYRNLRAARPPPVTESRRNAPMVSTATAVSAPASHPMMSSEILQPPPTQSVPQGKTLFHVNGVPYERLQRLGKGGSSTVYSVLYSGPKKRIIYALKVVQLDRADSETYQSYTNEIELLKRLRGHDRVIQLIDHQITFNQHNRPHRLLMVMECGEIDFAALLDEQRGKAINMNFVGLYWEQMLEAVQAVHRENVVHTDLKPANFVLVKGRLKIIDFGIAKAIANDTVNIQRDQQIGTVNYMSPEAIQRMNNQKVLKLSYPSDVWSLGCILYQMIYGSPPFQHVSGGPLAKMGVIADPNHVVTYPEVAVPKAAVGFSLDGHPTDPASLSVPVSPSAIDSMKRCLAYRKEHRLTIPELLQHEFLKPRIRAPAVPPGSTPITQYQMERLVNFILSENGLPELSDGNHTAEDLFSQLEAQNALSR
- a CDS encoding TTK protein kinase, with the protein product MSSPENGRVLDNLWTTEDESFEVQMPDFHFDWGLEKGKTAEQGIKAPTASLRSLSIKEITPPLPSGSSSTSTPSHSTLSARSSISSAQILPKRGASNASSSPHLPTPPGSVANPGHRSVSVQNIANSGGSSGGESSGERGKAYGGRKFQRVTSAPISPEDERETERVEFQVSGNGCSKSESATNPHTTTIRPPHTQLPSAPLDDTSTVPNHSNFITPALPERTLPIARSTVRRLGGLSKFGGPARRVILPQGSEDVQVQESVESSNVNELQGRHNSAPINRPPQGPPDVYCSYDQASTSPTATAGCDNRLMNISHPDDRTVKSARKPVNQSVHEINESIHEPLALATQPQGEHGVSRISAALSSEGEDRLFRPFGKLEEKLRPVAGPSKASGLRYMDSLPETGPEARDMQGNSPRSSDVGKSASPPYRNLRAARPPPVTESRRNAPMVSTATAVSAPASHPMMSSEILQPPPTQSVPQGKTLFHVNGVPYERLQRLGKGGSSTVYSVLYSGPKKRIIYALKVVQLDRADSETYQSYTNEIELLKRLRGHDRVIQLIDHQITFNQHNRPHRLLMVMECGEIDFAALLDEQRGKAINMNFVGLYWEQMLEAVQAVHRENVVHTDLKPANFVLVKGRLKIIDFGIAKAIANDTVNIQRDQQIGTVNYMSPEAIQRMNNQKVLKLSYPSDVWSLGCILYQMIYGSPPFQHVSGGPLAKMGVIADPNHVVTYPEVAVPKAAVGFSLDGHPTDPASLSVPVSPSAIDSMKRCLAYRKEHRLTIPELLQHEFLKPRIRAPAVPPGSTPITQYQMERLVNFILSENGLPELSDGNHTAEDLFSQLEAQNALSR